From a region of the Mucilaginibacter auburnensis genome:
- the ytxJ gene encoding bacillithiol system redox-active protein YtxJ — protein MNWTQLESPEQLNQIKQQQGYSLIFKHSTRCSISMMAKKRFELDWDAFPADMPLYFLDLIRYRDISNQVAQLFQVHHESPQMLLIKDGECILDQSHGGISVDEAVGEIVA, from the coding sequence ATGAATTGGACACAGTTGGAATCGCCCGAGCAGTTAAATCAAATTAAACAACAACAAGGTTACAGCCTTATATTCAAGCATAGCACACGCTGTTCTATCAGCATGATGGCTAAAAAACGTTTTGAATTAGATTGGGATGCTTTTCCGGCAGATATGCCTCTTTACTTTCTTGATCTTATTCGCTACCGCGATATTTCTAACCAGGTAGCTCAGCTATTCCAGGTACATCATGAATCACCGCAAATGCTGCTTATAAAAGATGGCGAATGCATACTTGATCAATCGCACGGCGGTATTTCTGTTGACGAGGCGGTTGGCGAGATCGTAGCTTAA
- a CDS encoding OsmC family protein, translating to MATIKTTYLGGLRTEATHLQSGTTILTDAPVDNKGKGEAFSPTDLLAEALAGCILTTMGIAADVHGIDMDNTTAEVTKVMAPNPRRVAEVIVNLKFPKIYTDKEKTILEKAATTCPVHVSLHPDVKKTIDFGW from the coding sequence ATGGCTACTATAAAAACTACCTACTTAGGCGGATTGAGAACCGAGGCAACGCACCTGCAATCAGGCACAACAATTTTAACTGATGCCCCTGTTGATAATAAAGGCAAAGGCGAGGCTTTTTCGCCAACCGATCTGTTAGCTGAGGCATTAGCAGGATGTATATTGACTACTATGGGTATTGCTGCGGATGTGCACGGCATTGATATGGATAATACTACCGCAGAAGTAACTAAGGTAATGGCGCCCAACCCACGCCGTGTAGCCGAGGTTATTGTTAATCTAAAGTTCCCGAAAATCTATACAGATAAAGAGAAAACTATATTAGAGAAAGCGGCTACTACCTGCCCGGTACATGTAAGCCTGCATCCGGATGTTAAGAAGACAATTGATTTCGGCTGGTAG
- a CDS encoding HAD family hydrolase has translation MLLNQNYQHLSFDLWLTLIRSNPDFKKKRAAHFHQHFNYNNCTLEQVEHAFRQVDVMCNLINEKTGKNIDADEMYLMVLSMMNNANAKVWQINVNALYADMEALLFQNLPLPYSAETLNALAYLKQNTNATIGILSNTGFIKGVTLRKVLNQIGIDRYIDVQLYSDEVGMSKPNTGFFKMMLEQLKQHHIQVDLDRIIHIGDNPIADVGGANTVGIRSQLINSNHIYLTDIIDNAHHLLLT, from the coding sequence ATGCTCTTAAACCAAAATTATCAGCACCTTTCTTTCGATCTTTGGCTCACGCTGATACGTTCTAATCCTGATTTTAAGAAAAAAAGGGCAGCTCATTTTCATCAGCACTTTAATTACAATAATTGCACGCTTGAGCAAGTAGAACATGCCTTCAGGCAGGTTGATGTGATGTGCAACCTCATCAACGAAAAAACAGGCAAGAACATTGACGCAGATGAAATGTACCTGATGGTGCTGAGCATGATGAACAATGCTAATGCTAAAGTATGGCAGATTAACGTTAATGCTCTATATGCCGATATGGAAGCATTACTATTTCAAAATTTACCCCTACCCTATTCAGCAGAAACGCTGAACGCGCTTGCATATTTAAAGCAAAACACCAACGCTACAATAGGCATACTTAGTAACACCGGCTTTATTAAGGGTGTAACATTGCGCAAGGTTTTAAATCAAATTGGTATAGACAGGTATATTGATGTACAACTTTACTCTGATGAGGTCGGCATGTCAAAACCAAACACCGGCTTTTTTAAAATGATGCTTGAACAGCTTAAACAACATCATATTCAGGTTGACTTAGATCGTATTATCCATATAGGCGATAACCCTATTGCAGATGTAGGCGGCGCTAACACTGTTGGTATACGCAGTCAGCTCATCAATTCTAACCACATCTACTTAACAGACATAATTGATAATGCACACCACCTACTCCTTACATAA
- a CDS encoding phosphoribosyltransferase family protein — translation MHTTYSLHKISTTDDFGFKAADYSRFKFGDGDIAVNFGEALAIGFIKEHTDLLNTGHQLVVIPSPYSFIPTATFTLKNTFVSTLNRWLAKHNLPVVQENKVHRTITYKEDYGELNAEERLRLIGNDSFHIDKAFLKGKTLVFLDDIRITGGHERMIKKMIDAYELDNTVYMLYFAELVNDAIHPSIENYLNYFSVQTIFDLDDIINGGNFCINTRIVKYMLNYDHESFCVFLQNKSDAFINQFYDMALGNSYHTMESYRPNLNYLSNQLVSNNKKLA, via the coding sequence ATGCACACCACCTACTCCTTACATAAGATAAGCACTACCGACGACTTTGGCTTCAAGGCGGCCGATTACAGCCGTTTTAAATTTGGTGATGGAGATATTGCCGTCAATTTTGGCGAGGCATTAGCTATTGGTTTTATAAAAGAACACACGGATTTACTTAATACAGGCCATCAACTGGTAGTAATTCCAAGTCCGTATTCATTTATCCCAACCGCTACTTTCACCCTTAAAAATACGTTTGTATCAACGCTTAATCGCTGGCTGGCCAAACATAATTTGCCGGTGGTGCAGGAAAATAAGGTACACCGTACCATTACTTATAAAGAAGACTATGGCGAATTAAATGCCGAGGAGCGCCTTCGCCTTATCGGCAACGATTCATTTCATATTGATAAAGCCTTTTTAAAAGGCAAAACCCTGGTGTTTTTAGATGACATCAGGATAACCGGCGGCCATGAGCGCATGATCAAAAAAATGATAGACGCCTATGAACTGGATAATACCGTTTACATGCTTTATTTTGCCGAGCTGGTTAATGATGCCATCCACCCAAGCATCGAAAACTATTTGAATTATTTCAGCGTTCAAACTATTTTTGATCTGGATGATATTATTAACGGTGGCAATTTTTGCATTAACACGCGCATTGTTAAGTACATGCTCAACTATGATCATGAAAGCTTCTGTGTGTTTCTGCAAAATAAGTCCGACGCTTTTATTAACCAGTTTTATGACATGGCTTTAGGCAATAGTTACCATACAATGGAAAGCTATCGGCCAAATTTAAATTACCTTAGCAACCAATTAGTTTCCAACAATAAAAAGTTAGCATAA
- a CDS encoding TerD family protein, translating into MAINLQKGQRESISAPKFTIGLGWDTNSSSTGSAFDLDASVFIMGDNKKLLSDEHFVFYNNLTSPDGAVEHSGDNLTGDGEGDDEQVKVDLSKISPQASEICIVITIHEAANRRQNFGQVRNSFIRIFDTATNAELLKYELEEDFSIETAVEFGRIYKRNNEWKFEAVGVGMKGGLQDYLNKYN; encoded by the coding sequence ATGGCTATTAATCTGCAAAAGGGGCAACGCGAATCTATTTCGGCTCCTAAATTTACCATCGGTTTAGGATGGGATACCAATTCATCATCAACAGGATCAGCATTTGACCTTGACGCGTCTGTATTTATTATGGGCGATAATAAAAAGCTTTTAAGTGATGAGCACTTTGTGTTTTATAACAACCTTACATCGCCAGACGGCGCTGTTGAACATAGCGGAGATAACCTTACCGGCGACGGCGAAGGCGACGATGAGCAAGTAAAAGTTGACCTGTCGAAAATATCACCGCAGGCATCAGAGATCTGCATCGTAATAACCATACATGAAGCAGCTAACCGCCGCCAAAACTTTGGCCAGGTGCGCAACTCATTTATACGTATATTTGATACCGCCACCAATGCGGAGTTGCTTAAATATGAGCTGGAAGAAGATTTCTCAATAGAAACAGCTGTTGAATTCGGTCGCATTTACAAACGCAACAACGAGTGGAAATTTGAAGCGGTAGGCGTAGGTATGAAAGGCGGCTTACAGGATTACTTAAACAAATACAACTAA
- a CDS encoding TerD family protein → MAINLEKGQRISLEKSNGSKLQNICVGINWGAIEKKGLFGFGSSKEAVDLDASCALYNDSKQLEEVVYFGNLKSKNGAVKHSGDDLTGDLGGDDGLDNEVITVDLGALAPTTTYVAFVLNSFRGQDFGSIPFASLRVYEGTPKRVNEVFAKYNITGGNFAGHVSMVLGVFYKRNGEWKFNAIGEPTKDKKLQETVQTVTQQYL, encoded by the coding sequence ATGGCAATTAATTTAGAAAAAGGACAGCGCATAAGCCTTGAAAAAAGCAATGGCAGCAAGCTGCAAAATATTTGTGTTGGCATAAACTGGGGCGCTATTGAAAAGAAAGGCCTTTTTGGCTTCGGCAGTTCAAAAGAAGCCGTAGACCTTGATGCCAGCTGCGCTTTATACAATGACAGCAAACAGTTAGAAGAGGTAGTTTACTTTGGCAACTTAAAATCAAAAAATGGCGCCGTTAAGCACAGCGGCGACGACCTGACCGGCGACTTAGGCGGTGACGACGGCTTAGACAACGAAGTAATAACAGTTGACCTTGGCGCTTTGGCTCCTACCACTACGTATGTGGCATTTGTGTTGAACAGTTTCCGCGGACAGGATTTTGGCAGCATACCATTCGCGTCGCTGCGCGTTTACGAGGGTACTCCAAAACGTGTTAACGAAGTATTTGCCAAATACAATATTACAGGCGGTAACTTTGCGGGCCACGTATCAATGGTATTGGGCGTGTTTTACAAACGCAACGGCGAGTGGAAATTTAACGCCATTGGCGAACCTACAAAAGACAAAAAACTACAGGAAACTGTGCAAACAGTAACGCAACAATATTTATAA
- a CDS encoding toxic anion resistance protein, translating to MEPTTNSTEPVAPITAVKLIDKEGNVDLTQATPEDISKYSALGKDLNPADANSILNYGVEVQNSMERYSNQFLSSVRTYNSGEVGGLINELLAELNYIDVDELEQNSFKTFLSKIPFLKNLVFDIKKMFQKYDLVIANVDKITNKVKAGRLNAIKDNSSLQTMFESNVQYIHQMEELIISGQLKYKELMEKLAEMEANPSAYQDYEIADLREFNGRLDKRLADMKIVRFIMLQSLAQIRVVQNNNTSIAEKAQSIVSTTIPVWKNQLTIAVALQRQKANVEMQRKISDTTNTILQKNADLLKQNSIDVAKENEKTVVSIDTLKRTTQSLIETLNEVKQIHEQGTQNRKVLNTELQNLETELRKNVTNVS from the coding sequence ATGGAACCTACTACAAACAGTACAGAACCGGTTGCACCTATAACAGCCGTAAAGTTGATTGATAAAGAAGGCAATGTTGACCTTACGCAGGCAACGCCCGAGGATATCAGCAAATATTCGGCTTTAGGAAAAGACCTTAACCCGGCAGATGCTAACTCCATACTCAACTACGGTGTTGAAGTACAAAACTCAATGGAAAGGTATAGCAACCAGTTCCTTTCATCTGTACGCACCTATAATTCGGGCGAAGTTGGCGGATTGATCAATGAGTTATTAGCTGAGCTTAATTATATTGATGTTGACGAACTGGAACAAAATTCCTTTAAAACGTTCCTGTCAAAAATACCTTTTCTAAAAAATTTGGTGTTCGACATCAAAAAGATGTTCCAGAAGTATGACCTGGTGATAGCAAACGTCGATAAGATCACCAACAAGGTAAAAGCAGGCAGGTTAAACGCTATTAAAGATAATAGCTCGCTACAAACCATGTTTGAAAGCAATGTGCAGTACATCCATCAAATGGAAGAACTTATCATATCCGGGCAGTTAAAATATAAGGAGTTGATGGAGAAGCTGGCCGAAATGGAAGCCAACCCTTCAGCTTATCAGGATTATGAAATAGCCGACTTGCGCGAGTTTAATGGCCGCTTAGATAAGCGTTTGGCTGATATGAAGATAGTACGCTTCATCATGCTGCAATCATTAGCACAAATACGGGTAGTTCAAAATAACAACACCTCGATAGCAGAAAAAGCACAGTCGATAGTTTCAACTACTATTCCGGTATGGAAAAATCAGCTTACCATAGCGGTTGCATTGCAAAGGCAAAAAGCCAATGTGGAGATGCAACGCAAAATATCTGATACTACTAACACCATCCTTCAAAAAAATGCCGATCTGCTGAAACAGAACAGTATTGATGTGGCGAAGGAGAATGAAAAAACAGTAGTGTCTATAGACACGCTAAAGCGCACTACCCAATCGTTAATTGAAACCTTGAACGAGGTTAAACAGATACACGAGCAGGGCACCCAAAACAGAAAAGTATTAAACACCGAATTACAAAACCTGGAAACCGAACTAAGAAAGAACGTAACTAACGTAAGTTAA